The genomic segment ACCTATTCTTTTGTAGAGGCCTTGCAGGCGAGCCACCCTGGGTTTCTGGTGCGCTTTATTGGCGGGGTGTTCTTCCTCAGCGGCATGCTGCTGATGGCCTACAACGTGTGGCGTACCGTGCGGGTGGCGGACGTGAGAATGGCTGAGCGCGATGCGCAGATCGCCTGAGCGAGGAGCTTGAGATGAGCGAATTCGTGTTGAATCTGTTCGGCGTCGTGGGGTTCTGGCTGAGCATCGAGTATTGCCTGAAACACCAGACCCGCGAGAGCCTGGATGAGGCCAGCCTGATCCCGTTTGCCGACGACCCGGAGGTGGCAAAACGGGTGGAGTTGGCGACGGGCAAGACGGTTAAAGCGGTT from the Pseudomonas sp. N3-W genome contains:
- a CDS encoding cbb3-type cytochrome c oxidase subunit 3, with amino-acid sequence MSEFVLNLFGVVGFWLSIEYCLKHQTRESLDEASLIPFADDPEVAKRVELATGKTVKAVAPEEAKPGWGNIEA